TATATCTAATAATATATTTACAACATTTTTTTATCAATAATCAGTTATTACCACTTATAAATTTTCCATCTAATAAAAATCAACCTCCCCTAAGGGAGGTTGATTTTTATTAATTTTTATTTCAATTCTAAAACAACTCTTCTATGGGGCTCATTTCCCTCTGAATATGTCTTTACAAATCTATCATTTTGCAATGCTGAATGAATGATTCTTCTTTCATATGGATTCATAGGCTCCAATTTTATTGTAGTTTTTGTTCTTGCAACTTTTTTAGCAGTTTTATAAGCTAAATGTCTTAAACTTTCTTCTCTTTTTTTTCTGTAATTAGAAGTATCTAAAATAACTCTTTTATATTCATCATTGCTTCCCTTATTAATAACCAATGATGTTAGATATTGAAGCGAATCTAGTGTTTCTCCTCTATATCCAATAACTATACCCATATCTTCTCCTTCTAATTCTATATTTAATACATTATCTTTTTCTTCTACTTTTATATTAGCGTCTATTTTCATACTCTCTAATATACTTTGCAAGAATTGCCTTGCTTCAGATATATAATCTTTCTTTACCATTACTTTTATCTTTGCCGGCTTACATCCTATCCCTAAAAACCCTTTACTTCCTTCGTCAATTACCTCATAAGTAACTTTATTTTCTGTCACATTTAATTGTATCAGGGCGTTCTGATAAGCATCTTTAACAGTTTTACCTGTCACCTCTACGATTTTCATAC
Above is a genomic segment from Clostridium bornimense containing:
- the jag gene encoding RNA-binding cell elongation regulator Jag/EloR, yielding MKIVEVTGKTVKDAYQNALIQLNVTENKVTYEVIDEGSKGFLGIGCKPAKIKVMVKKDYISEARQFLQSILESMKIDANIKVEEKDNVLNIELEGEDMGIVIGYRGETLDSLQYLTSLVINKGSNDEYKRVILDTSNYRKKREESLRHLAYKTAKKVARTKTTIKLEPMNPYERRIIHSALQNDRFVKTYSEGNEPHRRVVLELK